The Acidobacteriota bacterium genomic interval CCTGAGTATGGTTCGCTGCTTTGGAAAATGGTGTTTCAGAGCGTCACCACCACGCTGATGACCCAGTTGGAAGACGCTATTCGTCAGGCAGTTCTGTACTGGGAAGCGCGCATTGACATTGTTGATATTCAAATCCAGGCCGACGCGACCCAGGCTGGACTGGTTTATATCTACCTTGACTACATCATCCGGCAGACAAATTCACGGAGCAATCTGGTCTATCCCTTTTACCTGAATGAAGCCACCATTCCTGTGGAGATGCCTTAATGGATCCGCATTCTGGAAAAATTGTCATCAATGGTGCCGTCAGCCAGTTTGATCGGTGGTTGCGGGCGCTTGATGCCGGCTTTGCACCGGTTGACGGACGTCCTTTTCCAGAATTACTCGATTTTTCAGTGCGGTACGCGGAACTCATTCGGTTTTATGATCTTCAGAACCAGATTGACGGGAACTGGGTTGATTTTTTTATCAGTGACCCAACCATGCTTGCCGCCTCGATTGGCGCCACCAATCTGGTGACCCACGAAACCAGATACCTGAATGGAAAGCGCCACACGGTGCAAACCCATGCCTTTGACGAAAAGTTTGCCGCCCTGCACCAGCTCTTTGGCGTGATGCTGGATCTGGCGCGTCGGATCAATATGTGGCATGAAGGCATCAGCCAGAGTCAATCCGTTGCTTCAACCAGATTGCTTTCCCACACATTGACCGGGTTGATTGAAACTTCCCTCAAGCCAGCGCTGCAGAAACTCAAAGCCTTTGATTTAGGCGCCGCCGAACCAGAGGCGCTGGGAAAACCGGTTGGTCAGGTGTATTCGGCGTTTGGGCCAAACTGGAACCTGGCGGCTGTAAAAGGAGATAGCTCGATTTATCAAGGCCGGACGGGCCCAAAAAAAATTGATCAGGCGCTGACTCAACTTAACCCGATTTATTACACCTTTCAGGATGCCATTTCCGAATTGCAACCCCTGGTGCAAAGTGACGTTGAGGAAACACTTGAAGATGGCAACCACAAACCTCAGCTTGCCCTCTACATTGCCTTTGCCCGTCTTTTTCAATCCGCCCAGGACACAATCAACACCTTTTCAATCCGGTACCGCAATTTTTACTATTTTGATGTGCTCCGGCAGGCGTTTCGTCCACCTGTCCCAGATCAGTTGTACCTGACATTTGCGCTGGCCGATGATGAAAATGTCACCAGCGGCGAAGTTCCACAGGGGACGCTCTTCCCAGCCGGCCAGGACATCAACGACCGTGAAATTCTTTATGCGGCTGACAAAAATCTTCTCGTGACGACTGCGGCTTTGGATCAAGTTCTGGCCGTTCAAAAATCGTTTGGACCTCTCTATGTTGTTGATTCCACGGTAAGTAACACAACCAGACCAAAACGAACCACGCATCAGGTATTTAGCTCGGTGGTCCAGTTGGCGGCAGCCATTGAAAATCAACTTTCGTGGCCGCCCTTTGGAAGTACTCAAATCGGAGCGACTCCAGTTGTCACCACCGAACTGGCGACGCTGGGGTTTGGGTTGGCAAGCCAGTGTTTGCTGCTTGGCGGAGGAACGCGCACGATTCGAATCCAAATCCAGTACCCACTGGAATTTCAAACCACTGTCCTGAACCCGCAATTAGAGCAAATTGCCGCCATCACTGGTGACACGCCGACCGAAATCTTTGAAACCCTGCTCGAAGGTGCGTTCCAAATGTTTCTGTCAACCACAGACGGCTGGCTGGAAGTCAAAACCTATCAGGCCAAATGCAATTTCACGACCGAATCCAACCCAAACTTCACGCTGGTCATTTCCTTACCGGCTGAAGCCCCGCCGATTGCTCCGTTTTCGCCCGAAGAACCCGACCTGACAGTGGCAAATCCTCATCCTGAATTGCCAACCTGCAAGGCATATCTGGTTCAATCGCCAGTTTGGGTGACTGGGCAAGATGGCAAGGTCTGGGTGTATCCGTTTTCGTTGCTTGAATTACTTCCTGTTATCAGCCTCAAAATTCATGTCAAAGTGACGGACCTGACCAACCTTTCGCTCTCCAACACCGACGGTGCCATTGACCCGACCTCGCCGTATGCGGTTTTTGGCGGTTTGCCCGTCGTCGGCTCATACCTGGAAATTCAACATTCCGAACTGTTTTGTAAAGATCTCAAGTCACTTTCAGTTGGAATCAAATGGTTTAACCTTCCCCAAAATGAAACCGGGTTTACAGGCTATTACAAGGATTATGTGATTGGTCTCGATGGCCTGCCGTCACCAACCCCGCTGTTTGAAAATCAGGTCTTTGAAGGCGTGTTTCGCGTCAAAAATCCTGGAACCTGGGTATTGAGTGACATCTCTCCCTGCCCAGAAACTCCTTCAAATTCAGTCGAAGTCTTTTTATTTCGAACCAAACCTGACTGCAACGCCCAGGAGCCGACGCCGGATGGCCAGCTTTGCCGAAAATCAGAATTCACCACATTGCAGATTTGCTCGGCTGAACCGCCCGATTACTACGACCCGAATGAAAGCGCCCTCAAGCTGGAATTCAGTGAACCTCCGTATGGATTTGGCAATGCAATTTATGCCCAAAATGTTTTAAATGCTGTCATTGAAGATCTCCCCGATCCAGGAAAGTGTGAGGAAAAATGCCTGGCCGAATGCCAGATGTTGAAGGCAGCAGCCCAGTTGATCGAGGCCGGATTGCTCTCGCTGGCTGATTGCCAGATGGCAACCTGCACCGACAATCCGGGATGCCTTGAGAAAAGCTTGACCAACACCGTGACCTATATTTGCACGCTGGCGGTCACCTGTTTTGAAGAGTGTGAAAAAGGAGCCCGCACCGATTTGGAACAACTGCGTCAGATACTGGCTCACGTGAAAACTGGGAATAAAACTCTGGTCATCAGCCAGGTTCAAACGCTGTATGAAACGCTCAATCGCTTGAAAACAGGGAACTTACCAACCCGGCTAAAACAATCGGCGCGGTGTTTTAAATGTCTTTCCCTGGTTGAAATCTGTCTTCACCTGCTGGCCGATATCATTACCTATCAACTCCAGGCCCAGACCAATTTTGATGAATTCAAACGCTGTCTCAGGCTCTGCAAGTCAGGATTGGAAAAAATCAGCGTCACCTGCCTGGAACAGTGTCTGGCGATGCCGGTTTCAACCGATCCGAAGTGCATTATCGAATGTGTTCAAAATTGTCTGAATTCGTTGTTTCAGCAGTCGTTTCAAAAGCTGGAAAGCTGCCTGGGAAAAATCAACGACCCGCAGGCGTCTCAAGTATTGACCCAAATCAAGGAAAAAATTCAATCGCTCAGAGACGACCCATCCATCTCCCAGGCTCAATTTTTCCAGGCATGCCTTGGGACTATCACTTCAATCCTGCAGCAAGATCCCCTTCCGGTTTCGGTGAAGCTGTGCCTGGAAGCATTTGATAAACGGCTTGATGCCTGCCTGTGCCTTGAAAACTGTGTGGTTGACTTTGCCGCCCAATCCAAAGCGAACTTTGAAACGCTGGAAAAGAGCCTGGTTAATCGGCAAACCGAAGCCGAAACAGCCTTTGAGGAATGTTATGAGCTTTGCGTCAAAAACTGCATGAGCCTGAAAAACGAACTCAAATATCCGAATGAACCCTATCTTCCCCAAGCCGAATACATCACGGTTACCTATGAAGCCAGTTGTTATATTCCGGCAACGGGGTGGAATTCGGCGGATGGCATGTTTTTCCAGTTGCTGCCCTTCGCCGGGTATCAATCACCGGAGGTCATTTCGACATTGCTTCCAGTGTTTCCAAATCAGGGCAATCTCTATCTTGGATTTTCCGGGTTGCCTTCCTTGAAATTGCTCACCTTGCTCTTTCAAATGGTTGCCGAAAATACCGGCGACCAGCCGCTAACGTTGCCCCAGGTCAGGTGGAAGTATCTTTCTGAAAACCGCTGGCACGAGTTCCAGGAGACCGAAATCAGGCAAGACACGACCAACGGCTTGCAAAATACCGGGATCACGGGTCTGTTGCTTCCATGGTTTGACCCGACGGGAACGACGATTCTCCCGGCAAAGTACCAGTGGCTCTGGGTTTCAGCAAAAAATCGGGCGCCAGCTTTTCCCAGCGTGATTGGGATATACCCACACGCGATGCTGGCAACCTGGCAAAATATTGATAACACAGGGGAAACCCTCAAGACACCGATTCCGGCTTACACCATTACCAGTTCGGTTCAGGATCTGCCGGACGTTGGGAGCATCGTGCAGCCGATGCCGTCCTTTGGTGGGCGACCACCGGAAAATGACCGCACCCTGACCATTCGCGTCGGTGAACGACTGCAGCACAAAGATCGTGCGGTCCTGAACTGGGATTATGAACGGCTGGTACTGGAACGCTTTCCCAGCATTTGGAAAGTTCAAACCCTGCCGGCACGCAATCGGAACGCAGGAAATTCACCCGGAGATGTACTGGTGGTCGTCATTCCTGGCCCAGACAGCGATGAAACGATGGATCCAACGACACCAACCGTCAGTTCCGCGATGTTGAATCAGATTCAGACCTACCTGGAAAGCCGAAACTCGCCATTTATCAATCTTCAGGTAGTCAACCCAGTTTATGTTTTGATCACGGTCACAACCACAGTCCAGTTTCTTGAAACCGAAGACAGTGGCGACTGTATCAACCGCTTAAACAGTGACCTTATCAGCTACTTATCGCCCTGGTTTTATGATGTGGACCGGGCCGCCAAAGGTGGGGCCTATGCCACGGAAGCCAATATTTCGGAGTTTATTCAAACCCGACCTTACGTCGAAGTAATGATGTCCATTTCGCTCGTCCATTCCCCAAAACCCAGGACACTCGACTGGTACTTTCTAACCTCAGCCAAACAGCACCACATTTCCACGGAGCCTGACTAAAACCACATTGCAACTTCTTCAAAATAAGGAGAACTCATGTACACGATCAACTTTGTCAACCAAAACACAGGCATTGCGACAGCGTATGTCACATTCATCCAGGCCACACAGGTGGTCAATAACGTCACCGAACTGGTCGGCCCGACGCTGAGTGCGACTGGCGGAGACGGCACGACACTGCAAAACGGCGTTTCGTATTCCCTGGAATCCATTCAAAACACCATCAACATGGATCCACCCAACTGGCAAGGCCATATGTACCTGAGTGATGCCGCTCTCACGCCTCCAACCTCAGGCGGGTATCCGGTTGATATGGCGTACACCCTGACAACCGACACCAACCGCTATCAAATGATTGAGTTTGCAGGCTCGACCACCAGTGCCAACACCGATATTACCTACATCAACTGGTATTCAATCCCGCTTCAGATGGAAACGACGACTCAAAACACCGGTGGAAATACGCGGGGTGTCCCTGGGTCTCAAACCGCTCTGTCAAATATGCTCACCACGCTGGCGGCGCTGTCCGGCAACAGTTCAACCACCGTCGTAAAAAATGCCAGCAACGAAACGGTTCGCGTCATCAGCCCGAATGCTGGAAATCCAAACTGGCTTCCGCTCTATGACAGTTTTCGTGATTACCTGGTGAGCGTTTTTATTGATTCAACCGATTCGATTCTGCTTCAAAACACATATGATGGAATTGGCAATCCACCGTCGCCTGACTTTCAGCCGCAGAGTTACAGTGTTTCATCAGTGACCTACAACGGCCTGACCCTCAACATCACTGGAACCACAACCGTTCTGGGCAATTTTACGATGACGGCGACAATGGTCTTTGCCGACTTCAGTTCGGTGATTTATCTGGCCGTGATGAACTATGAGTGGTCCTATGATGGGCAAAACGGATCGGCCTCAAACCCGAATGGAAACACCGGCGACAACAATGTTTTTTCCGCGGTTTCCCGTGATTTGATGGCCGGGTTCAACTTCGGCTTTATCGGCAGCAGTCAGTTTGGGTCGCAGCCGAGTTCAGCCTGGCAGCAAGCTTCCAGCTCGGAGATTTTCAGCGCCATCCAGCCAAATAATCCTTATTACAACCCCTGGGCCAATGCCATCAGCGGCTGTTTTTCAAATGTGTACTCGTTTCCATTCAATGATTTTCTTTCAAACTTCTCACCGCTCCTGACCACCAATGACGGAGACACTCTGACGGTCACGCTGCTCAACCCGTGAGGTGGAGCGCGGCCCACTTGACGCCGCTTTGGCATTCCCAACCCGAGTGACTGACCAACAGGAGGAACCAGCTATGATTTCTTTTGCACAACTCAAATCCAAATCTGGACCAAATACTCAACTGACAACTCCTCAACCGATCAGTTCACTCGGGCAATTTCCAGTTCAACGTACCGATGGATTTCCAGCCCGGATCCAGCATCAGCTCAACGCCACGTCACACGTTCAAACCCAACATCATTTCTCCAACGCGCTCAATCAACGGCAATCGGTGGTAACCCAGGCTCAATTTGGGGAAGCAATCCAGAAACGAGGCAGCCAGGTATTGCCGGTTCAACGACAAGAACAAGATGAAGAAGAATACCCGCTACAGAAAAAATCCATTGCCCAAGGAAATACCGCCCAGGTTGTTCCAACCCAGGGACCAGTGGTCCAGCGTTTGATACTGGGTGCCAATGGAGACTTAGACACCCAAAATGATGATCAAATTGATGAGGTAGTGGCTGAGTTAATGTCAATGGATTATGACAGCCTGCTCTTTATTAAGGACATGCTGGATCCAACCGACGCACGGGACTCAGGGTATATCAAGTTGATCAACTATGAATTAGGAAAGGCCGATGTGCTCCGCGATGTCTCGCAGTCCAGTTATAACTTTGGCGGGATTTTTACCGCGGCAGCCGTCTTTGTTGATGGTCAACTCCTTGGACAAACCGAACCAACAACCCATCCAGACTCAACAACCACTTATTATCAATATAGTGATCAAACAGACGAAGACTTCTTAGATGAGGAGCATAATTCCCGAAATGATGCCGAGGTCGGCACGCTCGAGGAAGCCTATAGTCTTCTGGATAACGTCAAGGATTCGTTTACTGGCGAAACGCAAATCCGAATTGTGATTGCCGGGACCAGCGGGCCGTGTGATGGGTGCAAAGAGCGGTTACAACGCTTCCGACAGGACATTCTTGACCTGCTCCCGAATGGTGGGATTTTAAGCATTGATAGTTCGTATTTGAATTCAACCTCAACCAAAGAACGAAACAAGGTTGTTACCCGGTATGGGTTCACAAACCAGCAAGCCCAAACATCAGCCCGAGGAGAGCAATATTTCAACTATCGCTATCCGTTAGCTGTCAAAGGTCAATAAACCCTGAAAGTACATCGGTTTGCGGTTTGTAGCCAGAGGAAGACCACAACCGTCATTTGAAAAGGGAACCATATGAATACCTTTGCGACACAGCCAAATCGGAACCTGCTCCGGCAAGAATCCGTGCCCTCTCAAGTCACCCAAAGCAAACAAACTGTGCCCAGTTCCCTAACCACTGATGGTCAGAGCCGACGAGCCATTCCTGAATCGTTAAATCAAAGTCCTCAAGTGCAAACCCAGCTTCAGCTTCAAAACTCCTTGAACCACAGCCCACGCACTGCCCTTCAAGCCAAATTTGCGCAAGCGCTAACCAATCGGGACCAGCCACTCCAGCGGATGTGCGATACCTGTTCCGAAGAGGAAAAAAAGGTAAAATCCAAACTATCGGAAACCATTGAAGACGAAAATGCTGTCACTCAAACCAAATCAGCCAATCAAACAGGTTTATCCCACTCAAATGAGAATGTGGTGCAGTTGATGAAGACCAATGAAATACAGCTCACTCCACAATTAAAACCGGTTCATCCAAACATTATTTACCGAATTCCAGTTGGCGCGGCAAACCTCCCGCCAGTCTACCGCTATGGGAAGTTTGTTGGGCGGTCAGGAGGCGCGTTGATGGGGTTGTACCTGTTTAAAGACAAAACGGGGGTGTTCCCGGTGGTCGGCGGGACGGAAATTGAAATCTCCAGCGGCGAATCATTGGAGGAAAACCAGACGGCTTTCGGCCTTGACGAACGCAATGAAGAACAAATCAAAGCAGCGGTGGAGGCCGGCTATCGGGTGTTTGATGCGGCTGAATCCTATGGGAACACCGATGTTTTGGCCAAAGTGCTGGCAGAATCCCCGAATCTGAATCGCAACGATGTCAAAATTGTTTACAAATTCAGACCTGGTGAACCGGCTCAAGCGATCTATGAAAAACTAAAAGGGGTCGCGGAAAAGTTTGGTGGGTATCTGGATGTCGTTTTACTTCACGATGTTGAGGAAAGCCAGCAAAACATTGAGGGAGCGTTCAAAGCGATTCAGGTTCTTAAACAGGAAGGCATTGTCAAAGCAGTTGGTGCCAGTAATGTCAAAGCTGATTCCGAAACGTTTGCAAAGATTGCCTCAGCGGAAGATGAACAGAATTCGATTTATAAAGTTGATGTTCTTTCCAATCGCTTTTCACCGAAGGGACCCGATGAAAAAATCAGAGAATTTGCCAAATCCAGAGGAATCACCTATTTAGGGTTTGGCCTTATGGGCGGTGTCGTCAAGGACGAACAATTCCAGAAGTGGGCTCAAGAACTCGGATATACCGCCAGTCAACTTCTGTTTGCTTGGGCCCAGGCTCACGGCACGATCCCGGTTGCTTCGTCAAAGGATACAGAATTGATTGGTCAGAACTTTCTCCAGGCACAAACTCCGGTTCCCTTGGAAGTCGTTCAGCAGGTTGAAGAATACTGGGCCAAACGAAGAGAAGAAGCACAAGGGCTGGGCGATGAAGTGCTTGGTGAAATACCACCCCATATATCGAAATTACTTGCCGGAAGCCAGATTGAAAAATTTGCGCTTGGTCAAATTGACGATAGTACCTGGAGAAGTCAGGCATCGAATAAACAAACTCCGATTGGGAAAAATGTCTTCTTTCTGACGGCGATGCTGCAAGACCCTCCGGCGAAGGTCCCTCCACTCCAAAGTATTCGCAACGATCTGTGGGGGAAATCAGTCTCAGACCTGGTTTCAGGTCTTGCGACCTCAAATAGTTGCAACACCTTGTTTTGTATTGATGCCATCTTGAAATCACTTCGCTATCCCGGCAATTTCCAAAATCTCTAACCCAGGTTTTCCAGATTTTGTGCCGAAGAATTCCACCATACTTCTAATGCGGAGCAACACGATGAATACTTTTGCGAAACAACCACATCGCCCTTTGCACCAGCAACCAGCCAGTACACCTGTTATTGCTCAAAGAAACCAGATGGTGGACGGTTCCCCCACGACAGGAATAGCACAACGCGCTCTTCCTGAATCGTTAAATCAAAGTTCTCAGGTCCAAACCCAATTTCAGCTTCAACAGTCTTTGAACCAAAGCCCGCGAACGGCGATTCAGGCCAAATTCGCCCAGGCTTTGACCAACCGTACCCAACCGCTCCAGCGCCTGTGCGATACCTGTTTGGACGAGGAAAAGAAAGTAAAGCCGAAACCATCCACCGTGATTGAGGACGAAGACGCTGTCACACAAACCAAAGCTGCTGATGAGGATGAAGATATTGTCACCCAAACCAAAACTGTCGGTGCGACCAACTCGGCTCAAAATTCATTCGTTGAAAACCAGACCGGGTTACCCAATCAACTGAAAGCAGGTATCGAATCACTTTCCAGCGTGTCGCTCGATGATGTCAACGTGCATTACAATTCATCGAAGCCAGCCCAGTTGCAGGCGCTGGCCTATACTCAAGGTTCGGATATCCACGTCGCTCCTGGTCAGGAGCAGCATCTGGCTCACGAAGCGTGGCACGTCGTCCAGCAAAAACAGGGCCGGGTCCAGCCGACGACGCAACTCCAAGATGTCGCCATCAATGATGATTTCGGGTTGGAACGCGAGGCGGATGTGATGGGTGACAAGGCACTCCAGATGAAGGTAACTGGTGATTTCAATCTACTTAACCATCAAACCCAGGGACCACTTCAACGAAAACTGGATGAATTCCCGCTCACTTCATCACCAGAAGCTGATTTTGATGAAGAAGATGTCTTACAAGCCAAACTTGAACCATTTCCTGAGTCAGCCTCAAAGTTTGAAATTCCGCTGATGATTGGAATTGTCAGGAATGAAATTGAACGGCAACTGTCTCTCGGCGTCACAAACACACCTGCAGACCCAAGGTTGGCCAAAGCGCAAAAAGATCTGACCAAAGTTGAATCACAGTCTGGTAGTGCCAAACCATCTCAAACTGTTAAGTCATTAAATCAAATAATCACTGCCCTCAACAGAAATATTGATGATGGCTTTATACCTGATGCCGTGCTGGCAGCCTCCTCTTCAAAAGGTGTGGATGTTGATGAAGACTTCAAAGGTAATGAGCTTGATTTTAAAGATGAAGACTTCAAAGGTAATGAGCTTGATTTGGCTGGACTTGAAGACGTCATCCCAGTTCAATCCCTGTCGGAAGCCCAGCAGGAT includes:
- a CDS encoding DUF4157 domain-containing protein translates to MVDGSPTTGIAQRALPESLNQSSQVQTQFQLQQSLNQSPRTAIQAKFAQALTNRTQPLQRLCDTCLDEEKKVKPKPSTVIEDEDAVTQTKAADEDEDIVTQTKTVGATNSAQNSFVENQTGLPNQLKAGIESLSSVSLDDVNVHYNSSKPAQLQALAYTQGSDIHVAPGQEQHLAHEAWHVVQQKQGRVQPTTQLQDVAINDDFGLEREADVMGDKALQMKVTGDFNLLNHQTQGPLQRKLDEFPLTSSPEADFDEEDVLQAKLEPFPESASKFEIPLMIGIVRNEIERQLSLGVTNTPADPRLAKAQKDLTKVESQSGSAKPSQTVKSLNQIITALNRNIDDGFIPDAVLAASSSKGVDVDEDFKGNELDFKDEDFKGNELDLAGLEDVIPVQSLSEAQQDPRWQRAKDLGLLDDEQVRYWLQPEYLAERGGKGIPTNLKGVIVELQAKDAAEAGHEDEFIEGDVEVFKGVKIVDPEDLTETGRPRIKREIDVLVVQVLGDGQYVPIEVIEAKKQASKKPKGLATDVRAKVKALKEAQANGWRVIAGDEDITDLLVPNPGLQGLTAGPTGEYDIQLPDSSEAEELYAFINQYRYALSKLWY
- a CDS encoding GPW/gp25 family protein, translating into MKDVETSFLGTGWSFPPTFSKMTSSVVMVSDDLDIRQSLWVLFSTSLGERIMLPEYGSLLWKMVFQSVTTTLMTQLEDAIRQAVLYWEARIDIVDIQIQADATQAGLVYIYLDYIIRQTNSRSNLVYPFYLNEATIPVEMP
- a CDS encoding aldo/keto reductase, translated to MNTFATQPNRNLLRQESVPSQVTQSKQTVPSSLTTDGQSRRAIPESLNQSPQVQTQLQLQNSLNHSPRTALQAKFAQALTNRDQPLQRMCDTCSEEEKKVKSKLSETIEDENAVTQTKSANQTGLSHSNENVVQLMKTNEIQLTPQLKPVHPNIIYRIPVGAANLPPVYRYGKFVGRSGGALMGLYLFKDKTGVFPVVGGTEIEISSGESLEENQTAFGLDERNEEQIKAAVEAGYRVFDAAESYGNTDVLAKVLAESPNLNRNDVKIVYKFRPGEPAQAIYEKLKGVAEKFGGYLDVVLLHDVEESQQNIEGAFKAIQVLKQEGIVKAVGASNVKADSETFAKIASAEDEQNSIYKVDVLSNRFSPKGPDEKIREFAKSRGITYLGFGLMGGVVKDEQFQKWAQELGYTASQLLFAWAQAHGTIPVASSKDTELIGQNFLQAQTPVPLEVVQQVEEYWAKRREEAQGLGDEVLGEIPPHISKLLAGSQIEKFALGQIDDSTWRSQASNKQTPIGKNVFFLTAMLQDPPAKVPPLQSIRNDLWGKSVSDLVSGLATSNSCNTLFCIDAILKSLRYPGNFQNL